In one Brevibacillus composti genomic region, the following are encoded:
- the mutL gene encoding DNA mismatch repair endonuclease MutL has translation MGKIHLLDEHLTNMIAAGEVVERPASVVKELVENAVDAGASAIEVHVEEGGLSLIRVVDNGQGMDAEDCRLAFERHATSKIRSTRDLFRIRSLGFRGEALPSIAAVSRVELTSTQSSGQVGTRLRIEGGAVIGVSEAAAVKGTDIAVRDLFYNTPARLKYMKSISTEIGHISDYVNRLALTYPAIAFTLTHNGKTLLQTSGDGKLLHVMAAIYGVQVAKLLLPIEGETLDFRWTGYISKTEVTRANRSYLSTLVNGRYVRHFGLHNAILRGYHTLLPIGRYPIVTLHIDMDPSLLDVNVHPAKLEVRFSKEEELLTALEACVKSKLRQGLEIVRPMAAERKARVIEQVVQPQFDLGWSPGAGTRTAMDRGPEGNNGEAAGFTRPFAAAEQGELARAGEAVEQGMAEKARQVGMAEIAGQVGTAESGVQMGGAEAGNAVAPAVANVGAGDAATPGAAGWPVPSPDGTPPLLSRDTSAGPLASASGVPAPHAQVRRESSRELLTAREHQAGYLEAAQTSEATRTVPAMPALPAGGAMGEASSASEAWDAHQAEATESVPMLYPVGQVHGTYIVAQNEHGMYLIDQHAAQERIFYEHFMQKLAEESVASQLLLFPHTIELTAQEALKLDKRLALLRSFGLEIESFGSKTYIVRAHPHWFPEGSELEVIEELVQFVLETAESRQGDIRAMREKAAILMACKASIKANRYLTNAEMESLLAQLRNSSSPFTCPHGRPIIIHFSSYDLEKMFKRVM, from the coding sequence ATGGGGAAAATTCATCTGCTGGACGAACATTTGACCAATATGATCGCCGCCGGAGAAGTGGTGGAGCGGCCCGCGTCCGTCGTCAAGGAACTGGTGGAAAACGCCGTTGACGCGGGAGCCAGCGCGATCGAAGTACACGTGGAAGAAGGGGGCCTGTCTCTCATTCGCGTCGTGGACAATGGGCAGGGCATGGATGCGGAGGATTGCCGTCTGGCCTTTGAACGGCACGCGACGAGCAAGATCCGCAGCACCCGGGATCTCTTCCGGATCCGCTCTCTCGGCTTTCGCGGAGAGGCCTTGCCCAGTATCGCGGCCGTCTCCCGTGTCGAGCTGACGAGCACCCAGTCCAGCGGTCAGGTGGGGACGCGGCTGAGGATTGAAGGGGGCGCTGTGATCGGCGTGAGCGAGGCGGCTGCAGTGAAAGGAACAGATATCGCCGTTCGCGACCTCTTTTACAATACGCCGGCACGGCTCAAGTATATGAAGTCCATTTCTACGGAAATCGGACATATTTCGGATTACGTCAATCGACTCGCCCTGACCTATCCGGCGATTGCCTTTACCCTCACCCACAACGGCAAGACCCTGCTGCAGACATCGGGAGACGGCAAGCTGCTGCACGTGATGGCTGCGATCTACGGGGTACAGGTCGCCAAGCTGCTTTTGCCGATTGAAGGGGAGACGCTCGACTTCCGCTGGACAGGCTATATTTCCAAGACGGAGGTCACGCGTGCGAATCGCTCCTATCTCTCCACGCTGGTTAATGGGCGGTATGTGCGGCATTTTGGCCTGCACAACGCCATTCTGCGCGGCTACCATACCCTGCTGCCGATCGGCCGCTACCCGATTGTCACCCTGCACATCGACATGGACCCGTCCCTGCTTGATGTGAATGTCCACCCGGCGAAGCTGGAGGTTCGTTTCAGCAAGGAAGAGGAGCTGCTCACGGCACTGGAAGCGTGTGTCAAAAGCAAGCTGCGTCAGGGGCTGGAAATCGTCCGCCCGATGGCGGCAGAGCGAAAGGCGAGGGTCATCGAGCAGGTCGTGCAACCGCAGTTTGACTTGGGCTGGTCTCCCGGCGCGGGAACCCGCACTGCCATGGACCGAGGGCCCGAGGGGAATAACGGAGAGGCGGCCGGATTTACCCGGCCCTTTGCAGCCGCAGAACAGGGAGAGCTAGCGAGAGCAGGAGAAGCAGTCGAGCAAGGCATGGCCGAAAAAGCACGCCAGGTTGGCATGGCAGAAATAGCTGGCCAGGTTGGCACGGCAGAAAGCGGGGTCCAAATGGGCGGGGCAGAGGCAGGGAATGCAGTCGCACCGGCAGTCGCCAATGTAGGCGCAGGGGATGCAGCGACGCCCGGCGCGGCCGGTTGGCCCGTGCCTTCGCCGGACGGAACGCCCCCGCTATTGTCCCGCGATACATCGGCAGGGCCGCTGGCATCCGCAAGCGGCGTTCCGGCTCCGCACGCTCAAGTACGCCGGGAGTCCAGCCGAGAGCTGTTGACGGCCAGGGAACATCAGGCCGGGTATCTGGAAGCGGCGCAAACCAGTGAGGCCACACGCACCGTACCCGCCATGCCAGCCCTACCTGCGGGCGGAGCGATGGGCGAGGCGAGTTCCGCGTCTGAAGCGTGGGATGCGCACCAGGCAGAAGCAACGGAAAGTGTACCCATGCTGTATCCGGTGGGGCAGGTACACGGCACTTATATCGTAGCGCAAAATGAACACGGCATGTATCTGATCGACCAGCATGCGGCACAGGAGCGAATTTTTTACGAGCACTTTATGCAGAAGCTGGCGGAGGAGAGCGTCGCCAGTCAGCTGCTGCTGTTTCCCCATACCATCGAGCTGACGGCGCAGGAAGCCCTGAAGCTGGATAAACGGCTTGCCTTGCTTCGCTCCTTTGGCCTGGAAATCGAATCGTTTGGCAGCAAGACTTATATCGTCCGTGCCCACCCGCACTGGTTTCCGGAGGGAAGCGAACTGGAAGTGATCGAAGAGTTGGTCCAGTTTGTCCTGGAAACAGCGGAGTCCAGACAAGGCGATATCCGAGCGATGAGGGAAAAGGCGGCGATCCTGATGGCCTGCAAGGCCTCGATCAAGGCTAATCGGTATTTGACGAATGCCGAGATGGAAAGCCTGCTGGCGCAGCTGCGCAATTCCAGCAGTCCGTTTACCTGTCCGCATGGCCGACCGATCATCATTCATTTTTCCAGCTACGATCTGGAGAAAATGTTTAAACGGGTCATGTAA
- a CDS encoding hemolysin family protein, with protein sequence MELVNLFLVVILIALTGFFVATEFAIVKIRSSRIDQLVAEGRRGALAAKEVTTHLDEYLSACQLGITVTAMGLGWLGEPTVERLLHPLFEKWSLNPSISHLVSFGVAFLSMTYLHVVVGELAPKTVAIQKAEQVTLLFARPIIWFYKLMYPFIWLLNGSARLLVGMFGMKPAAEHELAHSEEELRILLSESYQSGEINQNELTYVNNIFEFDQRIAKEIMVPRTEIVCLSIHDSLEDMVQIISKENYTRYPIVGDDKDDILGIVNIKEILTAQLANPSSPQTLSSYIHPVLKVIETIPIHDLLVRMQKDRMQMAILLDEYGGTSGLVTVEDILEEIVGEIRDEFDDDEIPDIRMISENHYILSAKVIISEVNDLLGTTLSDEIIDTIGGWFLSKNFAPKAGDFIEQDGYCFKVTEMAAHKIMYIEVFQIESEPSKVAASE encoded by the coding sequence GTGGAACTAGTGAATTTGTTTCTGGTTGTCATTCTGATTGCACTGACGGGTTTTTTCGTGGCTACGGAATTTGCCATCGTAAAAATCCGCAGCAGCCGCATCGACCAATTGGTAGCCGAAGGCCGTAGAGGAGCGCTTGCCGCGAAGGAAGTAACTACCCATCTCGACGAGTACCTCTCTGCCTGCCAGCTGGGGATCACCGTGACTGCAATGGGACTGGGGTGGCTGGGCGAGCCAACGGTGGAAAGGCTTTTGCATCCACTCTTTGAAAAGTGGAGCCTCAATCCCTCGATATCCCATCTCGTTTCTTTTGGCGTCGCCTTTTTATCCATGACCTATCTCCATGTGGTAGTCGGCGAACTGGCCCCGAAAACGGTGGCGATCCAAAAGGCGGAGCAGGTCACCTTGCTCTTTGCCCGACCGATTATCTGGTTTTACAAATTGATGTACCCCTTCATCTGGCTCTTGAACGGATCGGCCCGCTTGCTGGTCGGTATGTTTGGCATGAAGCCTGCCGCCGAACACGAATTGGCCCATTCCGAGGAGGAACTGCGGATCTTGCTCTCGGAGAGCTACCAGAGCGGGGAAATCAATCAGAATGAACTGACTTATGTGAACAACATCTTTGAGTTCGACCAGCGAATCGCGAAAGAAATCATGGTCCCCCGGACGGAAATCGTCTGCTTATCCATCCACGATTCTCTGGAGGACATGGTGCAGATTATCAGCAAAGAGAACTATACCCGCTACCCGATCGTCGGCGACGACAAAGATGATATTCTGGGGATTGTAAATATAAAAGAAATCCTGACGGCCCAGCTGGCGAACCCGTCCTCCCCTCAGACCCTGTCATCCTACATCCACCCTGTTCTAAAAGTGATCGAGACTATTCCCATCCATGATCTGCTGGTGCGCATGCAGAAGGACCGGATGCAAATGGCGATTCTGTTGGATGAGTATGGCGGCACCTCCGGGCTGGTGACGGTTGAGGACATTCTCGAAGAGATCGTCGGGGAGATTCGGGATGAATTCGATGACGACGAAATTCCCGACATTCGCATGATCAGTGAAAATCACTATATTCTGAGCGCCAAAGTAATCATTAGTGAAGTGAACGATCTGCTCGGAACGACCCTCTCGGATGAGATCATCGATACGATTGGCGGATGGTTTCTCTCCAAAAATTTTGCGCCGAAAGCGGGCGACTTCATCGAGCAAGACGGATATTGTTTTAAAGTGACCGAGATGGCCGCCCATAAAATCATGTACATCGAAGTATTTCAGATCGAATCGGAACCATCAAAAGTGGCTGCCAGCGAATAA
- a CDS encoding class I SAM-dependent methyltransferase, translating to MIVTTSLEPTPETLRHAEELARRFDLPLVARKDDSLTALRKRYEETEILIVSSNGARLEAVGKQPFFFHPNTAAFRIKRLERGDNDTMLAVCQIQPGDEVLDATMGLGADAIVFAHGVGKTGRVVGIESEKTIAWLVEDGLRYWSTESEALREAMQRVHVLAGDHAEILKSLPTDSFDVVYFDPMFEETVHSSAGIAGIREWANSRSLSPEAIAEALRVARRRVVLKEGKTGVLYQKFGFTPYRARGNQVVYSYKEKGGGE from the coding sequence GTGATCGTCACCACCTCGCTGGAACCTACCCCTGAAACACTCCGTCACGCAGAAGAGTTGGCCAGGCGGTTTGACCTGCCGCTCGTGGCTCGCAAGGATGACTCTCTGACAGCGTTGCGGAAAAGATACGAAGAGACGGAGATTTTGATCGTTTCCTCCAATGGAGCAAGGCTGGAGGCGGTTGGGAAGCAGCCGTTCTTTTTTCATCCAAATACGGCTGCGTTTCGTATAAAGCGTTTGGAGCGCGGCGATAATGATACTATGCTCGCTGTTTGCCAAATTCAACCAGGCGATGAGGTGCTGGATGCCACGATGGGCCTCGGTGCCGATGCCATCGTATTTGCTCATGGCGTCGGAAAAACGGGCCGGGTGGTCGGAATCGAATCGGAGAAGACGATCGCATGGTTGGTCGAGGACGGACTGCGCTACTGGTCTACGGAGTCAGAGGCTCTGCGTGAGGCTATGCAGCGGGTACATGTGCTGGCGGGCGATCATGCGGAGATCCTGAAAAGCTTGCCGACCGACTCATTTGACGTGGTGTATTTTGACCCCATGTTCGAAGAGACTGTCCATAGCTCCGCGGGAATCGCCGGGATCAGAGAGTGGGCAAACAGTCGTTCTCTGTCGCCTGAAGCCATTGCGGAGGCGCTTCGCGTTGCCAGACGGCGCGTCGTATTGAAAGAGGGAAAAACGGGCGTGCTGTATCAAAAATTTGGTTTCACACCCTATCGAGCTCGTGGAAACCAAGTCGTATACAGCTATAAAGAGAAAGGCGGAGGGGAGTGA
- the miaA gene encoding tRNA (adenosine(37)-N6)-dimethylallyltransferase MiaA, which produces MLEKERLVVIVGPTSVGKTELSLELAEAFRGEIISGDSMQVYRGMDIGTAKATPAELARVPHHLIDILDPDEEYSVALFQESATRLISEINARGHLPMIVGGTGLYIESVTHRFQFANAKQDPELRSRLQKLAEIEGVEELHRRLDDVDPITAERLHPNDVKRVIRALEIYELTGMRMSEYQHRAEYSPYNLYMIGLTMEREKLYERINQRVDKMIEAGLIEEVRRLLDLGYESGYTSMQGLGYKELIPYLYGEIPLEKAINDIKQRTRHFAKRQLSWFRRMSDVEWFDVTNPEDRPKIVQTIKQIMAGKFPQLPNI; this is translated from the coding sequence GTGCTCGAGAAAGAGAGACTTGTCGTGATCGTTGGCCCTACTTCGGTGGGCAAAACGGAACTCAGCCTGGAATTGGCTGAAGCGTTTCGGGGAGAGATTATCTCGGGGGACTCCATGCAGGTCTACCGCGGCATGGATATCGGGACAGCCAAAGCGACCCCGGCCGAACTAGCAAGAGTTCCCCATCATCTGATCGATATCCTGGATCCAGACGAAGAGTATTCCGTAGCCCTTTTTCAGGAATCTGCCACTCGCTTGATTTCCGAAATCAATGCACGGGGGCATCTTCCCATGATCGTGGGAGGAACAGGACTCTACATAGAATCCGTCACGCATCGCTTTCAGTTTGCGAATGCAAAGCAAGATCCGGAGTTGCGGAGCAGGCTGCAGAAGCTGGCTGAGATCGAGGGCGTGGAAGAACTGCATCGGCGGCTGGACGATGTGGATCCCATCACCGCCGAGCGTCTACATCCCAATGACGTGAAGCGTGTGATCCGCGCCTTGGAGATATATGAATTGACCGGCATGCGGATGTCCGAATACCAGCATCGCGCAGAGTATTCGCCGTACAATCTCTACATGATCGGTCTGACGATGGAGCGGGAAAAGCTCTATGAACGCATCAACCAGCGCGTGGACAAGATGATCGAAGCGGGGCTGATAGAGGAGGTGAGACGCCTTCTCGACCTCGGTTACGAATCCGGCTATACCTCCATGCAGGGGCTCGGGTACAAGGAGCTCATCCCGTATCTTTACGGAGAAATCCCTTTGGAGAAAGCGATCAATGACATCAAACAGCGGACGCGCCACTTTGCCAAACGGCAGCTATCCTGGTTCCGCCGGATGTCAGACGTCGAGTGGTTTGATGTGACAAACCCTGAAGATCGGCCGAAGATCGTCCAAACTATCAAGCAAATAATGGCAGGAAAGTTTCCTCAATTGCCGAATATATAA
- the hfq gene encoding RNA chaperone Hfq, with translation MKQSINIQDTFLNHLRKENIAVTIYLVNGFQLRGYIRAFDNFTIVIDSEGKQQLVYKHAISTFTPQRPVSLMSQDNNNQQA, from the coding sequence ATGAAACAGTCGATCAACATTCAAGATACGTTCCTCAACCATCTGCGGAAGGAAAACATCGCGGTCACCATCTACCTGGTAAATGGTTTTCAATTGCGCGGTTATATCAGAGCGTTTGACAATTTCACCATCGTGATTGACAGTGAAGGCAAGCAGCAGCTGGTATACAAGCATGCCATCTCTACCTTCACGCCGCAGCGCCCTGTGTCGCTCATGTCCCAAGACAACAACAACCAGCAAGCATAA
- a CDS encoding DUF4184 family protein produces the protein MPFTFAHPAIVLPLHRVHRLSFTALVLGSMSPDFEYFLRLKPYSTLSHTMAGLLLFDLPVVIALAFLFHHLVKRPMILHLPSPFDRGLFPYAEASWRPASVRSVLVFGYSALIGSFSHIAWDSFTHEGAPMVMRIALLQQRLVLGEWSIPVYKCLQHLSSMGGLLLIALFVWFAARKALAAGMSGGGGDAFPRLAQTVSLRAKLLFWTGVASSGLVTSVLYLTAAFGARLYMYPLQGIVPFLSGGMLGLLLMSLLAKARFIRNKTE, from the coding sequence ATGCCGTTTACGTTCGCCCATCCTGCGATTGTTCTGCCCTTGCATCGAGTCCATCGGCTCTCATTTACAGCATTGGTGCTGGGCAGCATGTCGCCGGATTTTGAATACTTTCTGCGGTTGAAGCCTTACAGCACTCTCAGTCATACAATGGCAGGGCTGCTCTTGTTTGATTTGCCTGTTGTCATTGCGTTGGCATTTTTGTTTCATCATCTGGTGAAGAGACCGATGATCCTGCATCTGCCGTCTCCCTTTGACCGGGGCCTGTTTCCCTATGCAGAAGCCTCCTGGCGGCCGGCATCGGTTCGCTCGGTGCTTGTATTTGGATATTCCGCTCTCATCGGCAGCTTCAGCCACATCGCCTGGGATTCGTTCACTCACGAGGGGGCCCCTATGGTGATGCGGATTGCCCTGTTGCAGCAGAGGCTGGTCCTGGGGGAATGGTCCATTCCCGTCTATAAGTGCTTGCAGCATCTAAGCAGCATGGGCGGTCTGCTCCTCATCGCCTTGTTCGTCTGGTTCGCGGCCCGCAAAGCGCTTGCCGCTGGAATGTCCGGCGGCGGCGGCGACGCTTTTCCCCGATTAGCCCAAACCGTCAGTCTGCGGGCAAAGCTGCTGTTTTGGACGGGGGTGGCCAGCTCTGGTCTTGTAACCTCTGTGCTGTACCTGACTGCCGCCTTCGGAGCGCGGCTGTACATGTATCCGCTTCAGGGGATCGTTCCATTTTTGTCGGGCGGCATGCTCGGGCTGTTGCTCATGTCCCTGCTGGCCAAAGCCCGCTTTATCCGGAACAAGACGGAATAG
- a CDS encoding AAA family ATPase, with protein sequence MKPSGHQPPADSMTVTAPHRIQVVFRQPDRVKLPETLSEKVRTTAPGNVAAAFEELEKLIGLQEAKKLMYEIHALLRINKEREKYSLKLEKQVYHMVFKGNPGTGKTTVARLFGKIFREMGILSKGHLIEVERADLVGEFIGHTAQKTRELVKKALGGILFIDEAYSLARGGEKDFGKEAIDCLTKALEDYSNDFICILAGYTDEMDAFLELNPGLPSRFPIQLQFADYSVDDLIKIAETMVEGKEYKLSPGAKDRLRLHLSRMRQEMLDANFSNARYVRNAIEQAIRKQAVRLLTVAEPTKEDVMSLLPEDFVWPSPKAAGSDWSKLWYD encoded by the coding sequence GTGAAACCGTCGGGCCATCAACCGCCGGCTGATTCGATGACAGTGACAGCGCCGCACCGGATCCAGGTGGTGTTTCGCCAGCCAGATCGGGTCAAACTGCCGGAAACCCTGTCCGAGAAAGTGCGTACAACCGCTCCCGGCAATGTGGCTGCGGCCTTTGAGGAACTGGAGAAGCTGATCGGATTGCAGGAAGCCAAGAAGCTGATGTACGAAATCCACGCGCTGCTCAGGATCAACAAAGAGCGGGAAAAATACAGCTTGAAGTTGGAAAAGCAAGTGTATCATATGGTATTTAAAGGAAACCCGGGGACGGGCAAGACGACGGTCGCCCGGTTGTTTGGCAAGATTTTCCGCGAGATGGGGATTCTCAGCAAGGGCCATCTGATCGAAGTGGAAAGGGCCGATCTGGTCGGAGAATTTATCGGCCACACCGCGCAAAAGACGAGAGAGCTGGTGAAAAAGGCGTTAGGCGGAATCTTGTTTATTGACGAGGCATACTCGCTCGCGCGCGGAGGAGAAAAGGACTTCGGCAAAGAGGCCATCGATTGCCTCACCAAAGCCCTGGAGGATTACAGCAATGATTTTATCTGCATTTTAGCAGGCTATACGGACGAGATGGATGCCTTTCTGGAGTTGAATCCCGGCTTGCCGTCTCGTTTTCCGATTCAGCTCCAATTCGCCGATTACTCCGTAGACGACTTGATCAAGATCGCGGAGACGATGGTGGAAGGGAAAGAATACAAACTGTCCCCAGGCGCCAAGGATCGGCTGCGGCTGCACCTCAGCCGGATGCGGCAGGAGATGCTGGACGCCAATTTCAGCAATGCCCGGTATGTCCGCAATGCCATAGAACAGGCCATTCGCAAGCAGGCCGTTCGCTTGTTGACGGTCGCCGAGCCGACAAAGGAAGATGTGATGAGCCTGTTGCCGGAGGATTTCGTCTGGCCGTCTCCCAAAGCGGCCGGTAGCGACTGGAGCAAACTGTGGTATGATTAG
- the hflX gene encoding GTPase HflX, with protein MNDGRKQKETAILVGCFLDNRDIERSRLSMEELHELARTADVEVLDVITQNRERIDNAWYLGSGKIQEIAQRAHDLDVDVIIFNDELSPSQTRNLDQVFDCKVIDRTQLILDIFAGRAHSREGKIQVELAQYNYLLPRLAGQGKQLSRLGGGIGTRGPGETKLESDRRHIRRRISELKAQLAELVRTRQLHRERRKKNNVFQVALVGYTNAGKSTLLNELTAAETLQEDKLFATLDPTTRQLTLPSGIEVLLTDTVGFIQDLPTSLVAAFRSTLEGVKEADLILHVVDGHHPDLEIHMEVVHRILRELKAEEIPQLVVYNKADMILPGTYLPPAEDSIVISALREEDRAELLKRIERYVYASFDRYTLIVPAERGDILSLLHREGVEMEQEFDEEKSTYRISVRVNRDHPIYGRIAPFLLERPETVEESW; from the coding sequence GTGAACGATGGAAGAAAACAGAAGGAAACAGCCATCCTCGTCGGCTGTTTTTTGGATAACCGAGATATCGAGCGCTCCCGCTTGTCGATGGAGGAGTTGCATGAGCTGGCACGGACAGCGGATGTAGAGGTCCTGGATGTCATCACGCAAAACCGGGAGCGGATCGATAATGCCTGGTACCTGGGCAGCGGAAAAATCCAGGAGATCGCGCAGCGGGCGCATGACCTGGATGTGGATGTGATCATCTTCAACGATGAGCTCTCGCCCAGCCAGACGCGCAATCTGGACCAGGTATTCGACTGCAAGGTAATCGACCGGACGCAGCTGATCCTGGATATCTTCGCGGGCCGTGCCCACTCCCGCGAAGGGAAGATCCAGGTGGAGCTGGCCCAGTACAATTATCTCTTACCGCGACTGGCGGGACAGGGCAAGCAGCTCTCCCGTCTGGGCGGCGGGATCGGTACGCGCGGTCCAGGGGAGACCAAGCTGGAGAGCGACCGCCGTCACATCCGCCGGCGGATCAGCGAGCTGAAGGCCCAACTGGCGGAACTGGTGCGCACCCGTCAGCTGCACCGGGAGAGACGGAAGAAAAACAACGTCTTTCAAGTGGCGCTGGTCGGGTATACCAACGCAGGCAAGTCTACGCTGCTCAATGAACTGACCGCCGCGGAAACCCTGCAGGAAGATAAGCTGTTTGCGACGCTCGACCCGACGACCCGCCAACTGACATTGCCCAGCGGCATAGAGGTTCTGCTCACGGATACCGTCGGCTTTATCCAGGACCTGCCGACATCGCTGGTTGCCGCTTTCCGCTCCACACTGGAGGGCGTGAAGGAAGCCGACCTGATCCTGCACGTGGTCGACGGCCATCATCCCGACCTGGAGATCCATATGGAAGTGGTGCATCGCATCCTGCGCGAGCTGAAAGCGGAAGAGATCCCGCAGCTCGTCGTCTACAACAAAGCAGACATGATCTTGCCCGGGACATACCTGCCCCCTGCCGAGGACTCGATCGTCATCTCGGCTTTGCGCGAGGAGGACCGCGCGGAGCTGTTGAAGCGGATCGAACGCTATGTATATGCCTCCTTTGACCGGTACACCTTGATTGTTCCGGCGGAGCGCGGCGATATTTTGTCGCTTTTGCACCGGGAAGGCGTGGAAATGGAGCAAGAGTTTGACGAAGAAAAATCCACCTACCGGATTTCTGTCCGCGTCAACCGGGATCATCCGATCTACGGCAGAATCGCTCCGTTTCTCCTGGAGAGACCAGAGACTGTAGAAGAGAGTTGGTAA
- a CDS encoding methionine gamma-lyase family protein — protein sequence MFSLFAHGERLRPIVQEVEQMIAGRHQEIAALVDFNQLKVLRSFQKHQVNEFHFAPSTGYGYDDSGRATLESIYADVFGGEDALVRPQIISGTHAIAICLFGLLRPGDDLLYITGKPYDTLEEVVGVRGEGQGSLKEYGIGYSYVPLTEAGEIDFPQVAAMITPKTKMIGIQRSRGYADRPSFTIAKLEEMIRFVKEINPGLIVFVDNCYGEFTEEREPLQVGADIMAGSLIKNPGGGLVKTGGYIVGKKEYVKQASYRMAAPGIGAEGGASLYSLLEMYQGFFLAPHVVGEALKGAVFSSALLERLGFRTNPLWNDPRTDLIQSVEFGSAERLIAFCQGIQKSAPVDSHVTPQPSEMPGYADPVIMAAGTFIQGASIEFSADGPIRPPYLGFVQGGLTYSHVKVGILTALDGLLEKGLLELPAPSATNERQ from the coding sequence ATGTTTTCGTTATTTGCACACGGGGAGCGGCTGCGCCCCATCGTACAGGAAGTAGAACAGATGATCGCAGGGCGGCATCAAGAGATTGCTGCCCTGGTTGACTTTAATCAATTGAAGGTGCTTCGTTCGTTTCAGAAGCATCAGGTAAATGAATTTCACTTCGCCCCCTCGACGGGCTACGGCTATGATGACAGCGGCCGGGCCACGCTGGAATCAATTTACGCCGATGTCTTTGGCGGGGAGGATGCGCTGGTCCGTCCGCAGATCATCTCCGGCACCCACGCCATCGCGATCTGCCTGTTTGGCCTGCTACGTCCCGGCGACGACTTGCTGTACATCACCGGCAAGCCTTACGACACGCTGGAAGAGGTCGTCGGAGTGCGCGGCGAGGGACAGGGCTCGCTCAAAGAGTACGGCATCGGCTACAGCTACGTTCCGCTGACCGAAGCGGGAGAGATCGATTTCCCGCAGGTGGCGGCGATGATTACGCCGAAGACCAAAATGATCGGGATTCAGCGTTCGCGGGGCTACGCCGACCGTCCATCCTTTACGATCGCCAAGCTGGAGGAAATGATCCGCTTTGTGAAGGAAATCAATCCCGGGCTGATCGTCTTTGTGGACAACTGCTACGGAGAATTTACCGAAGAGCGGGAACCGCTGCAGGTCGGTGCGGACATCATGGCGGGCTCGCTGATCAAAAATCCGGGCGGCGGTCTGGTGAAGACGGGCGGCTACATCGTCGGCAAAAAGGAGTACGTCAAACAAGCGTCGTACCGCATGGCGGCCCCGGGAATAGGCGCGGAAGGCGGCGCTTCGCTGTACTCGCTGCTGGAGATGTATCAGGGCTTCTTCCTCGCGCCGCACGTCGTCGGCGAGGCCCTGAAAGGAGCGGTCTTTTCCTCCGCCCTGCTGGAGCGGCTGGGCTTTCGCACCAATCCGCTGTGGAATGATCCGCGGACCGATCTGATCCAATCCGTCGAATTCGGCTCCGCCGAGCGGCTGATCGCTTTCTGCCAGGGCATTCAAAAAAGCGCGCCGGTGGATTCCCATGTCACGCCGCAGCCAAGCGAGATGCCCGGCTACGCCGATCCGGTCATCATGGCAGCGGGGACGTTTATTCAGGGCGCCAGCATCGAGTTCTCGGCAGACGGGCCGATACGCCCCCCTTATCTCGGCTTTGTCCAGGGGGGATTGACCTATTCCCATGTAAAAGTGGGGATTCTGACCGCGCTGGACGGGCTTTTGGAAAAGGGATTGCTGGAGCTTCCCGCGCCTTCTGCTACGAACGAAAGGCAGTAG
- a CDS encoding MerR family transcriptional regulator, protein MSDDLRRNMALFPIGIVMKLTDLTARQIRYYEQNGLIQPARTEGKQRLFSFNDVDRLLEVKALIEKGLNIAGIKQVLQLQEPAPEKTEITAKSEAKRKELTEQELHQLLKQQIFFTNANRQGETALIRGELSRFFH, encoded by the coding sequence GTGAGTGATGACCTTCGTCGGAACATGGCGCTGTTTCCCATTGGTATCGTGATGAAGCTGACGGACCTGACGGCTCGGCAGATTCGCTACTATGAACAAAATGGATTGATTCAGCCTGCACGAACAGAAGGTAAGCAGCGACTCTTTTCCTTTAATGACGTAGACCGCTTGCTTGAAGTCAAGGCATTGATCGAAAAAGGATTGAACATCGCCGGAATTAAGCAAGTGCTTCAGTTGCAGGAGCCGGCCCCGGAAAAGACGGAGATTACTGCCAAATCGGAGGCCAAACGAAAAGAACTGACCGAACAGGAACTCCACCAGCTCCTCAAGCAGCAAATCTTCTTTACCAACGCAAATCGCCAAGGCGAGACTGCGTTAATACGTGGGGAGCTATCCCGCTTCTTCCACTGA